The following proteins come from a genomic window of Pseudomonas syringae:
- a CDS encoding efflux transporter outer membrane subunit has product MTERPAFTSRPEWLIRPLGLAVCIAFLSACAVGPDYQRPTMAAPVQFKAVQGWRAATPGDAMAKGAWWQVYGDKDLNALVERLNTSNQTVAQYEAQYRQAQALVRSSRAAFMPTLDLTTGKTRSGQGTGTSNSGTSASGIRNSYNAQLGVSWEADVWGKLRRGLEADTANAQASLADLAAMRLSLQSELVQNYLQLRVIDEQKRLLESTVDAYQRSLTLTQNQYRAGISGRDSVAQAQTQLKSTQADLIDLAWQRAQYENAIAVLMGVAPADFNLPASTTIPQLPAIPPGLPSQLLERRPDIAAAERSVMGANANIGVAKAAYYPDFTLSMSGGYSSSTFANWISLPNRFWSVGPQLALTLFDGGRRSAEVERTEALYDQTVAQYRQTVLDGFQEVENYLIQLKVYEDEAAVRQEALVSARDSLRLTNNQYKAGLIGYLDVVNVQATALSNERSVLNVLQSRLLASVQLIAALGGGWDAERDMTLKE; this is encoded by the coding sequence ATGACCGAACGCCCGGCTTTCACATCCCGTCCAGAATGGCTGATTCGCCCGCTCGGGCTGGCAGTCTGTATCGCTTTTCTCAGCGCCTGCGCGGTCGGACCGGATTATCAGCGGCCGACCATGGCCGCGCCTGTGCAGTTCAAGGCGGTTCAGGGCTGGCGGGCCGCGACCCCCGGCGACGCAATGGCCAAGGGCGCCTGGTGGCAGGTGTACGGTGACAAGGACCTGAATGCATTGGTCGAGCGTTTGAACACGTCCAACCAGACAGTGGCCCAGTACGAAGCGCAATACCGTCAGGCACAGGCGCTGGTGCGCAGTTCCAGAGCGGCCTTCATGCCGACTCTGGACCTGACGACCGGCAAGACCCGTTCAGGGCAGGGCACCGGAACATCGAACTCCGGGACCAGCGCTTCGGGGATTCGTAACAGCTACAACGCCCAGTTGGGCGTCAGTTGGGAGGCCGACGTCTGGGGCAAACTGCGCCGTGGCCTGGAGGCCGACACCGCGAACGCGCAGGCCAGCCTTGCCGACCTGGCCGCAATGCGCCTGAGCCTGCAATCGGAGCTGGTCCAGAATTACCTGCAATTGCGGGTGATCGACGAACAGAAGCGTTTGCTGGAGTCCACTGTCGATGCCTATCAGCGCTCCCTGACCCTGACCCAGAATCAGTACCGCGCCGGTATTTCCGGACGTGATTCGGTCGCTCAGGCGCAGACCCAGCTGAAAAGCACGCAGGCCGACCTGATTGATCTGGCCTGGCAGCGCGCGCAATACGAGAACGCCATTGCCGTGTTGATGGGCGTGGCACCGGCTGACTTCAACCTGCCGGCCAGCACGACGATTCCGCAGTTGCCGGCTATCCCGCCGGGGCTGCCATCGCAGCTGCTGGAGCGCAGGCCTGATATCGCGGCAGCAGAACGTTCGGTGATGGGCGCCAATGCCAACATCGGGGTCGCCAAGGCGGCTTACTATCCGGACTTCACCCTGAGCATGAGCGGCGGTTACAGCAGCAGTACCTTCGCCAACTGGATCAGCCTGCCTAACCGTTTCTGGTCGGTAGGGCCGCAACTGGCCCTGACCCTGTTCGACGGCGGTCGACGTTCGGCAGAGGTGGAACGTACCGAAGCCTTGTATGACCAGACGGTTGCGCAATACCGTCAAACGGTGCTCGACGGTTTTCAGGAAGTCGAAAACTACCTTATCCAGCTCAAGGTTTATGAAGACGAGGCCGCGGTGCGTCAGGAAGCGCTGGTGTCCGCGCGTGATTCGTTGCGCCTCACCAACAACCAGTACAAGGCTGGTCTGATCGGCTATCTGGACGTCGTCAACGTGCAGGCCACTGCGCTGAGCAATGAGCGAAGTGTGCTCAACGTACTGCAAAGCCGGTTGCTTGCCAGTGTGCAACTGATCGCTGCGCTGGGTGGCGGCTGGGATGCCGAGCGTGATATGACACTGAAGGAGTGA
- a CDS encoding putative bifunctional diguanylate cyclase/phosphodiesterase, which translates to MLIGSYIPSLVVLSVFVAILASYIAFDLAGRISSAQGRAVYVWIVGGAFAMGVGTWSTHFIGMLAFVLPIDLGYDVPLLLMSLSIIVLASGFALWLVAQPQLSLLQLSLGAVLLGLGISAMHYTGMAAMRMQPAIEHTPVLFVLSLVIAVAASAAGLWIAFRLRHHRPRMFLVRAGAAVVLGLAVVGMHYTGMAAANFAEGSFCGALVNGLSSNGLDRVVLVASLTVLSLTLFACILDAHLEARTAVLSNSLNQANQELTHLAMHDNLTGLPNRVLLAERVEQAMTRADETGGCFALMFMDLDGFKPVNDAFGHHTGDLLLRQVALRLRQNVNRHDTLARVGGDEFVLLIELADQQDALTVANRQVSEISNPFLIGEHQLQISLSIGICIYPGHGATQHELLVNADAAMYHTKAAGKNGHSFFEVSMNCNARNQLQLSQDLRTALKQKHFCLYYQPKFDALTGLPIGAEALLRWNHPERGVLGPDLFIAMAEKTGLIIQIGEWVLDEACRQMREWYTEGYSHWRISVNLSALQFRHSGLVATVADTLARHQLPANCLTLEITETTAMDDADASLGVLNRLSEMGLDLSIDDFGTGYSSLMYLKRLPANEIKIDRGFVRDLEHDTDDAAIVSAIVAVGQALNLRIVAEGVETTLQQRFLTHLGCDSLQGFLLGHPLPAPQFLEDIRKAESRIALSAQEPETKASAF; encoded by the coding sequence ATGTTGATTGGCAGTTATATACCCTCGCTTGTCGTTCTTTCCGTTTTCGTTGCGATCCTTGCGTCCTACATCGCATTTGATCTCGCTGGCCGGATCAGCTCTGCCCAAGGGCGGGCGGTGTATGTGTGGATTGTCGGCGGCGCTTTTGCGATGGGTGTCGGCACCTGGTCAACCCACTTCATCGGCATGCTGGCCTTCGTCTTGCCCATCGACCTCGGCTATGACGTGCCACTCCTGCTGATGTCGCTGTCGATCATCGTCCTGGCATCGGGATTCGCCCTGTGGCTGGTTGCACAACCGCAGCTTTCGCTACTGCAACTGAGTCTGGGAGCCGTGCTGCTGGGGCTGGGTATCAGCGCCATGCATTACACCGGCATGGCGGCCATGCGCATGCAGCCCGCTATCGAACACACGCCCGTCCTGTTCGTCCTGTCACTGGTGATCGCCGTTGCAGCGTCGGCGGCGGGTTTGTGGATCGCGTTCCGTCTCCGCCATCACCGGCCTCGCATGTTTCTGGTACGCGCTGGCGCGGCAGTGGTGCTGGGCCTCGCCGTAGTCGGCATGCACTACACCGGCATGGCGGCCGCCAACTTTGCCGAAGGCAGCTTTTGTGGGGCGCTGGTCAACGGGCTGAGCAGTAACGGGCTGGACAGAGTGGTGCTGGTTGCCAGCCTGACGGTCCTGAGCCTCACCCTGTTCGCCTGTATTCTGGATGCTCATCTTGAGGCGCGCACGGCGGTGCTGTCCAACTCTCTGAACCAGGCCAACCAGGAACTCACCCATCTGGCGATGCACGACAACCTCACCGGGCTGCCCAACCGTGTGCTGCTCGCGGAGCGTGTCGAGCAGGCCATGACCAGGGCCGATGAGACGGGCGGTTGTTTTGCCTTGATGTTCATGGACCTGGATGGTTTCAAGCCGGTAAATGACGCATTCGGCCACCACACGGGCGATCTGCTGTTGCGTCAGGTGGCGTTGCGGCTGCGTCAGAACGTGAACCGGCATGACACGCTGGCCAGAGTCGGCGGCGACGAGTTTGTCCTGCTTATCGAGCTTGCCGATCAACAGGACGCGCTGACGGTGGCGAACCGTCAGGTCAGCGAGATCAGCAATCCGTTCCTGATCGGCGAACACCAGTTGCAGATTTCGCTCAGCATCGGCATCTGCATTTATCCAGGCCATGGTGCAACCCAGCACGAACTGTTGGTCAACGCCGATGCAGCCATGTATCACACCAAAGCAGCAGGCAAGAACGGCCACAGTTTTTTTGAAGTATCGATGAACTGCAACGCTCGCAACCAGTTGCAGCTGTCGCAGGATTTGCGCACCGCGCTCAAGCAAAAGCACTTCTGTCTTTATTATCAGCCCAAATTTGACGCTCTGACCGGGCTGCCGATAGGTGCCGAAGCCCTTTTGCGCTGGAATCACCCAGAGCGCGGGGTGCTGGGACCTGATCTGTTCATTGCCATGGCCGAGAAAACCGGACTGATCATTCAGATCGGTGAATGGGTGCTGGACGAAGCCTGCCGGCAGATGCGTGAGTGGTACACCGAGGGGTACTCGCACTGGCGCATTTCAGTCAACCTGTCGGCCTTGCAATTCCGCCACTCCGGTCTGGTTGCCACCGTTGCGGATACCTTGGCCCGTCATCAGTTGCCGGCCAACTGCCTGACGCTGGAAATCACCGAAACCACCGCCATGGATGATGCGGATGCCAGCCTCGGCGTGCTGAACAGGTTGTCAGAGATGGGCCTGGACCTGTCGATCGATGATTTTGGTACGGGTTACTCCAGCCTGATGTACCTCAAACGGCTGCCGGCCAACGAAATCAAGATCGATCGCGGTTTCGTTCGCGATCTGGAACACGACACCGACGATGCGGCCATTGTGTCGGCGATCGTCGCGGTGGGGCAGGCACTGAATTTGCGCATCGTCGCCGAAGGCGTTGAAACCACGCTCCAGCAGCGTTTTCTGACTCACCTGGGATGTGATTCCCTGCAGGGTTTTCTGCTCGGGCACCCGTTGCCTGCACCGCAGTTTCTCGAGGATATCCGCAAGGCCGAGTCGAGAATCGCGCTCAGTGCACAAGAACCGGAGACCAAAGCGTCGGCTTTCTGA
- a CDS encoding SDR family oxidoreductase codes for MEKVLIITGGSRGIGAATARLAAKHGYRICINYMSDRASAEKTAAQVRAQGAHAITMQADVSNEDEIIRLFARVDSELGRVTHLVNNAGTLAQASRVEDMSEFRMLKMMMNNVVGPMLCSKHALLRMLPRHGGHGGSIVNVSSLAARLGSAGEYVDYAASKGALDTFTIGLSREVAGEGIRVNAVRPGFIFTDFHALSGDPLRVSKLEGALPMGRGGTPEEVAEAIIWLLSDQASYATGTFIDVAGGR; via the coding sequence ATGGAAAAAGTCCTCATCATCACCGGCGGTTCGCGCGGGATCGGCGCAGCGACGGCGCGTCTGGCTGCCAAACATGGTTACCGGATCTGCATCAACTACATGTCCGACCGTGCCTCGGCGGAAAAGACTGCCGCACAGGTCCGGGCGCAGGGTGCGCATGCCATCACGATGCAGGCCGATGTGAGCAACGAGGACGAAATCATCCGTCTGTTCGCCAGAGTCGACTCCGAGCTTGGGCGTGTCACGCATCTGGTCAACAATGCAGGGACACTGGCACAGGCCTCAAGAGTCGAGGACATGTCGGAATTTCGCATGCTCAAGATGATGATGAACAACGTGGTCGGGCCCATGCTGTGCAGTAAGCACGCGCTGCTGCGCATGTTACCGCGACATGGTGGTCACGGCGGCAGCATCGTCAACGTGTCGTCGCTGGCGGCGCGCCTCGGTTCGGCGGGTGAGTACGTCGACTACGCAGCCTCCAAGGGCGCGCTGGACACCTTCACCATCGGGCTTTCCAGGGAAGTGGCCGGGGAGGGCATTCGCGTCAATGCCGTAAGGCCGGGCTTCATTTTTACCGACTTTCATGCCCTGAGCGGCGATCCGCTCCGCGTCAGCAAACTCGAAGGCGCACTGCCCATGGGCCGTGGCGGCACTCCGGAGGAAGTCGCCGAGGCCATCATCTGGTTGCTGTCGGATCAGGCGTCTTATGCGACCGGAACGTTCATTGATGTGGCGGGAGGACGCTGA
- a CDS encoding alpha-1,4-glucan--maltose-1-phosphate maltosyltransferase, translating into MNEQPYGPDSLATDVPHPTQPLSLTQALQLPRIVIEDTLPVIDGGMFAAKAIIGQPVTVTSKVYADGHDKMAVNVRWRAADEEVWQVAPLHELGNDSWVGEFTPTSVSRYVFQLEAWIDQFGSYCYELEKKFAAGVPIDLELEEGRIHLTKAAERSQDEQRQQIESLLERFGRSDGTEQVALLLHSDTVSLMKQADNHAFLSRSLEYPLDVERELAQFASWYELFPRSITDDKARHGTFNDVHSRLPMIRDMGFDVLYFPPIHPIGRAHRKGPNNSLTAGQDDPGSPYAIGSEDGGHEAIHPQLGSLEDFRNLVKAAADHGLEIALDFAIQCSQDHPWLKQHPGWFSWRPDGTIRYAENPPKKYQDIVNVDFYAPDAIPGLWLELRDIVLGWVKEGVKIFRVDNPHTKPLPFWQWMIGEVRSQHPEVMFLAEAFTKPAMMARLGKVGYTQSYTYFTWRNTKAELSEYFTELNEVPWRDCYRPNFFVNTPDINPRFLHESGRPGFLIRAALATMGSGLWGMYSGFELCEAAPIPGKEEYLDSEKYEIRVRDFTAPGNIIAEIAQLNRIRRQNPALQTHLGLKLYTAWNDNILYFGKRSADGSNFILVAINLDPHNAQEADFELPLWEMGLPDDAATSGEDLMTGHRWTWYGKYQHTRLDPSQPFGIWRIQAAQ; encoded by the coding sequence ATGAATGAACAGCCATACGGTCCGGATTCCCTGGCCACCGATGTACCGCACCCGACCCAACCCTTGTCGCTGACCCAGGCGCTACAGCTGCCACGCATCGTGATCGAAGACACGTTGCCTGTGATAGATGGTGGGATGTTTGCGGCCAAGGCGATCATCGGGCAACCGGTTACAGTCACCAGCAAGGTCTACGCGGACGGCCACGACAAGATGGCCGTCAATGTGCGCTGGCGCGCTGCCGATGAAGAGGTCTGGCAGGTCGCGCCGTTGCACGAGTTGGGCAACGACAGTTGGGTCGGTGAGTTCACCCCGACCTCTGTCAGCCGCTACGTGTTTCAACTTGAAGCCTGGATCGATCAATTTGGCAGCTACTGCTATGAACTGGAAAAAAAGTTCGCGGCAGGTGTGCCCATCGATCTGGAGCTTGAAGAAGGCCGTATTCATCTGACCAAGGCTGCCGAACGCAGTCAGGACGAGCAGCGTCAGCAGATCGAAAGCCTGCTGGAGCGGTTTGGCCGGTCCGACGGCACCGAACAGGTCGCGCTGCTGCTGCACAGCGATACCGTGAGCCTGATGAAACAGGCTGATAATCATGCGTTCCTCAGTCGCAGCCTGGAATACCCGCTGGATGTCGAGCGTGAACTGGCGCAGTTTGCCAGCTGGTACGAGTTGTTTCCTCGCTCGATCACCGATGACAAGGCACGCCACGGCACGTTCAACGACGTTCATTCGCGCTTGCCGATGATTCGCGACATGGGTTTCGACGTGTTGTATTTCCCGCCAATCCATCCTATTGGTCGTGCGCACCGCAAGGGCCCGAACAACTCGTTGACGGCTGGCCAGGATGATCCGGGCAGTCCATACGCAATCGGCAGCGAAGATGGCGGCCATGAAGCCATTCACCCGCAGTTGGGCAGTCTTGAAGACTTCCGCAATCTGGTGAAAGCCGCTGCCGACCATGGCTTGGAAATCGCACTCGATTTCGCGATTCAGTGCTCGCAGGATCATCCGTGGCTCAAGCAGCATCCGGGCTGGTTCTCGTGGCGTCCGGACGGCACCATCCGCTATGCGGAAAACCCGCCGAAAAAGTATCAGGACATCGTCAACGTCGATTTCTACGCGCCGGATGCCATTCCGGGCCTGTGGCTGGAACTGCGGGACATCGTGCTGGGCTGGGTCAAGGAAGGCGTGAAGATTTTCCGCGTCGATAACCCGCACACCAAACCGCTGCCGTTCTGGCAGTGGATGATCGGTGAAGTGCGCAGTCAGCACCCGGAAGTGATGTTCCTCGCTGAAGCTTTCACCAAGCCAGCGATGATGGCGCGTCTGGGCAAGGTGGGTTACACCCAGAGTTACACCTATTTCACATGGCGTAACACCAAGGCCGAGCTGTCTGAATATTTCACCGAGCTTAACGAAGTGCCATGGCGCGATTGCTATCGCCCGAACTTCTTCGTCAACACGCCGGACATCAATCCGCGCTTCCTGCACGAATCGGGACGGCCGGGCTTTCTGATCCGTGCGGCGCTGGCGACCATGGGCTCTGGCCTGTGGGGCATGTATTCAGGTTTCGAGCTGTGCGAAGCGGCGCCGATTCCGGGCAAGGAAGAGTACCTGGACTCGGAGAAGTATGAGATCCGCGTGCGCGACTTCACGGCGCCCGGCAACATCATTGCTGAAATTGCCCAGCTCAATCGTATTCGCAGACAGAACCCTGCCTTGCAGACGCACCTGGGGCTGAAGCTGTACACCGCGTGGAACGACAACATTCTGTACTTCGGCAAACGCAGCGCAGATGGAAGCAACTTCATTCTGGTTGCTATCAATCTCGATCCTCACAACGCACAGGAAGCGGATTTTGAATTGCCGCTTTGGGAGATGGGCCTGCCGGACGACGCCGCGACTTCGGGCGAAGACCTGATGACCGGGCACCGCTGGACCTGGTACGGCAAGTACCAGCATACGCGTCTCGACCCGTCGCAACCGTTTGGAATCTGGCGTATCCAGGCCGCGCAATAA